The Methanobacterium formicicum region CCGAAGGATCGTTCGACTTGCATGGCTTAATCGAAACCCAATAGCAGTGGCCTCCGCCAGGATCAAACGGACTTGTTTGACACAGCGGAAAAGCCTATTATAAAATAGTTTTATCTTGGGAAATATGTTTTTTTGGAAAAGTAAAAAAGGAGAAGTATTTAGTCTTGTATGCAAACTAAATATCACCACATACTACCATTATTGTACCAACATCAAACCTAAAAGCAGTTTGCTTGTCGCAAAGTTTTAGGCCCTCATCTATTTAGCCACCAATGGAAATTGCAGCCTTCATAGAGTGATATTTTCACACTCCGGCCCACGCCTAATTGGTGGCACATACTATACACAAACACCATACTTCCACAAAATTATTAGAAATTATTGCATGATGTTGAGGATAGTGCATATCAAAAAGATACATAATAATGTCAGTTCATTTTTCTATATAAATTTTACTTCCCATCTACCACTCAGGACCTATAGTATATTATACAAATAATAATGAAGAGTAGGACTAATTCAAAATTTGATGTTAAACTGATTTAGATAGGATAACCATGAGGCAATAACATTATTAGGGGCAAATATGAGTCTATTCTCTTTTAATTGTGAATGAATTTATCAATTAGGAAATTCTCTTAATGCAGTTAAACTATCCCCCACAAGAATACTCCCCATATCACTATCCTATAGAATAAAACATCCCCTGCTTTTTAATCACCTATTTAAATCTTTCGTTTTGCAATTGAATCACAAATTATTTTTATACTAGTAATAGATTTTAAAAAGGTGATAAACTATGAAGTTTGGTATTGAATTTGTCCCAAATGAACCTATAGACAAGATTGTGAAGCTTGTCAAACTAGCAGAAGATGTCGGTTTCGAATACGCTTGGATCACCGACCACTACAACAACAAAAACGTGTACGAAACCCTGGCAACAATTGCAGCCGGAACAGAAACCATTAAGATGGGTCCTGGTGTAACCAACCCCTATGTGCGAAGCCCAGCAATAACTGCTTCCGCAATTACAACTCTTGATGAACTATCCAACGGAAGAGCAACCTTAGGTATTGGCCCTGGAGACAAGGCAACCTTCGACGCATTAGGAATAGAATGGACCAAACCAGTGTCCACCATCAAAGACGCAATCGCCATGATGAATACCCTAATGTCCGGCGGAAAAACCGAAAGCGGCGCCAACCTCATGGGTACCAAAGCAGTCCAGGAAAAAATCCCAATTTACATGGGAGCTCAAGGACCAATGATGCTCAAAACCGCTGGTGGATTCTCAGACGGTGCATTAATTAACGCATCAAACCCAAAAGACTTTGAAGCAGCTGTTCCACTCATAAAACAAGGAGCAGAAGCAGAAGGTAAATCTATATCTGACGTGGACGTTGCAGCATACACATGCTGTTCCATAGATGATGACGCTGGTAAAGCTTTAGGCGCAGCAAAAATCGTTGTAGCCTTCATTGCAGCCGGATCCCCACCACCAGTATTCGAAAGACACGGACTAGCACCTGACACAGGAGCTAAATTCGGTGAATTCTTAGGTAAAGGTGACTTCGGTGGAGCAATCGGAGCTGTTACCGACGAACTCATGGACGCATTCTCTGTTGTAGGAACCCCTGCAGACTTCGTACCAAAAATCGAAGCTCTCGGTGAAATGGGCGTAACCCAGTACGTAGCTGGTTCCCCAATCGGTCCTGACAAAGAAAAATCCATCAAACTATTAGGAGAAGTTATAGACAGTTTCTAAAAACACTTCTCTTCTTTTTTTATTTTTCCAAAATTAATCTAATCTTATTCTACTAAAAATCTCTAAATCTTATTCTACTGAATCTAAGTTTATTCTTCACTAAATCTTAAATCTCGTTCTACTGGAAACACCTTAATAGAACTATTCTAACCCTCTACTAGGAACTATTCCTCCTAATAAACCATTCCAAATGAAAATCAATTTAAAAATTAATAGACTCTATTTCTGATCTGGTATTTCTGGCACAACCTAACGAACCTCTGGTGAAGTTCATTCTGATATTTACGGGAGGGAGCAAAAGAATTACCAAATATAGCCCTGGTTTTGGGTACAAGTTCCGGGAAATGTTCCTCCAGAACTTCGTAGTAACGGGTTTTACAATCCTGGGGTCCCTCACCAAACAGAGTTAACCCACTGGCCATAACAAAGTCAGCCCCACTCTCTTTGACCTTCCGGATCATTTCATCCAGATGTTCTTCACGGTCAGATAAAAAAGGTAGTAAGGGCATGAAAATTGCCCCCACAGTAAAGCCCTCCTCTTTACATTGTTTCATGGTTTCCAATCTCTCCTGGGGACTGGGAGCTCCGGGTTCGAATATTCGGGCCAGATGTTCATCAGTGGTGGAAAAGGAAAAAGAAAGCACCACCCCGGTATCGGTTTTATCCTGGAATTGGTCGGGAATAACTGCCTTCTCACCTATTTTCTTTAAAATATCCAGATCCCGAAGAATTAAGGGAGAACGGGTGAGTAGGTGCAGTGGAAAACGGAACCTTAAGATGATGATCAACAGTTCCCGGGTGAGTCTCAGATCCTCTTCCACCGGGAGATAGGGATCGGTAGCGGAGCCAAAAGCTATGAATCCGTATTCTCTTTTTCTTGCCCTGTTTTTGAGCTGTTTAACCAGTACTTCTGGTGCATTTATCTTAGCAGCCAGGCCCGGCACCTGGTTCTCACCATACTTACTTCCCCGGGTGTAACAGTACACACAGTTAAAGGAACAGTTGGAATAGGGGTTTAGGGAATAGCCTGATAAGAACCAGTCATCCACATGTTTCTGTTTGTTTAAAACTGATTTGACCCGTATTTTTCTGACCAGTTATCTCACCTGAATTAATTATGGAACTTACTATACAAATTATATTATAGGGATTCTATAACTTTAACCACATGACCACTCAGCAACCCCTAGAGAACATGCTTCACGACATCCGAAAAAAAGCACTTAAACGAGTAGATAAAAAGCCTCCCCGTGAATTAGCAGCCAGCTGGTCCGGAGATGACTTACTGTATTCCGGCCCGGGTCGGACCATATTCATAGTTCTGCCCACACCAGGATGTGCCTGGGCTTTATCCGGATCAGGAGGGTGTAGTATGTGCAGTTACATTGCAGACTCTCCTCTGGAAGAGGTTTCCACAGAAGAACTGGTGGAAATTTTCAAACAACAATTACAGAGGCAAATTGAGAATCAGGAACTTGCCGGACCCACGGCCATTAAGATTTTTGTCTCGGGTAGCTTCCTGAATGAAGAAGAAATACCTCCTCAAGCTCGGCAGGAAATATTCCGGATCATAAATGCCTATGATGACGTGGAAGAAGTGGTGGTTGAGTCCCGACCAGAATACGTCACTGAAGATATAATAAGAGACTGCTGTCAGTTGATTCCAGAGAAGATATTTGAAGTGGCCATGGGACTGGAAAGTGCCTCTGATGAAATTCGCCTGTCCCGAATAAACAAAGGATTCACCAGAGAAGACTTTGAAAACGCCATGCAAATCATAAACCGGGTTAAATCTAATTTTAAAGTACAGGGCAAAGTTTATTTACTGGTAAAGCCGGTTTTAACCTCAGAAAAAGAAGCAATTGAGGACGGAGTTAGATCTGCACAGTACGCCGCAGAAATGGGAGTGGGCCGGATAGCCTTTTGTCCTTCCACCATACACAAGGGGACTTTAATGGAAGTTTTATGGCGTCGCGGGTCTTACCAGCCCCCCTGGATATGGAGTACTCTGGAAATTATAAGACGTGTGCGTGAATCAGTTGAAATCCCGGTTATAATGGACACTGCAGGATTTGGAACCCGTAGAGGGCCTTACAATTGTAAAAAATGCAACTCTAAATTAAAGAATCTGATTATTGAATCCAACATTAACCAGACCATTCCTCCAGAAATAGAGTGTGAATGTAAACCAAAATGGGAAGCTGATGTTAAATTCTCAGAAGTGACTAGGTCAACCACAAACCTGGTTAAAAATCGATGAAAAGTTTTATCACAACTAATTTTTTTTAACCGGAAGATTTTATAGGGTATTATACCTTAAAAAGTGGAAATCCTATATTAATGAAGAATATATTATCAGATAAAAGTAGATTGCTGTTTAGTTATTGATTATCCTCATTAATTAATATTTTAGAATCTATCTGCCAGACTTTTCCAAATATATTTAAGATATTGTTACCTAATGATTATTAACTTTGGTAAGCTTTACAGTGTGAGGGGGAGTATTTGGCTAAAATTCTAATCAACAGCAACACAGAGATAGATCTCGAAAAAAACCTTCAATCCATTGGTCATCAAATATTCTACACCGATTCACACCATAAAATGGTTGGGGTGGAAGCTGAAAAATTAAACGTCGACCTTGTTTTAATGAATATTCCTCCAGAATGGTCTGATGCCCAAGCTGAAGGGGATGAACTGACATCGAACATATTTAATTCAAATGTACCCCTTATTCCCTTAATTGACTTAAAAGGACAATCTGATTTTTTACCAATTCATAAACATATATTAGCCAATGCAACCCATGGTTTCATGTTAAAAAATGATTCAGAACCTTATAATTTAAGTCAATTGAGACATATGATTGATATTGCTATTTATAAACATTCAAATACCCTGAATCAAGATTTGAATAAAAAATGCACCCCATCAGGGGAAAGTAATTTAAAAAATCTTTATGATGAAATCCCCCTTCCCTACCAATCTTTGGATGCTGACGGTAACTTCCTGGAAGTGAATCAGATGTGGCTGGATACCCTGGGCTATTCACGGGAAGAGGTTATTGGAAGATGGTTTGGTGACTTCCTGACTACCGATTGTTTGGATATATTTAAGAGTAAGTTTCCAAGGCTTACTGCCGGAAGAGTTCAGGGTCAGGAATGCGAACTTATCAAAAAGGACGGTTCCACCCTCCATGCTCTTTACCACGGTAAAGTGAAATATGGGGATGATGGGAAATTTAATAATCTTCAATGTATCCTTCAGGATACTAGCTTAAGTAAAAAAACAGAAGAAGCCCTCAGAGAGAGTGAAAAGAAATTCCGTACCTTTGTTCAGCAATCATTAGATGGTATTGTTTTGCTTGATGAGGAAGGGCGCGTAATTGAATGGAATAAGGGATACGAAAAGATCACCGGCATGAAAAAAGAGTCAGCCATTGGTAAATTGTTTTGGGAGCTAAAATATCAGTTAACACCCCCCGAAAGGAGGACTCTGAAGCGATTAAAACATCTGATGAAACTGCAGCTTGAGGCCCTTGAAACCGGCAGAGCACCATTCTTGAGTCAAATTCACGAAACAGATTTAATACGGACTGATGGAGAAATTCGTTACATTGAACAGGTGGCATTTCCCATTAAAACCCGTTTAGGGTATAGGGTTGGTTACGTTACCCGTGATGTCACCCACCGCAAGCAAATTGAAGAAGCACTGGAAAAAAGAATTGTGGCCCTTAGCAAGCCCATCTCTAACACCGAAGAGATACGTTTCCAGGACCTTTTTAATCTCAAGGATATCCAGGAGATACAGGACCTTTTCGCCGAAGCTACCGGGGTGGGGTCCATCATCACCCAACCCGACGGGACTCCCATTACCAAACCAAGCAATTTCACCAGTTTATGTTCCCTGGTTCGTGGTACAGCTAAAGGTGCCCAGAACTGCTTTAGATCCAATTCCTGTGTCGGTGGAAACTCGGAAGAGATCTTGATAAGGAAATGTTTTAGTTCGGGATTATGGGAATCAGGAGCCAGTATCAATATTGGGGGGATACACATTGCCAACTGGTTAATTGGCCAGGTGCGTAATGAAGCACAGAAAGAGGATGAAATAGTAGCCTACGCCCATAAATTAGGTTTAAAACCAGAAAAGTTTATCAGTGCATTTAATGAAGTTCCGTTAATGTCCACCGATGATTTTAGAAAAATTGCCGAGGCTCTCTATGCTTTTGCCAACCAGTTATCCTCTCTGGCCTATCAAAATGTTCAACAAACCCGTTTCATCCGTGAAAGGCAGAAAGCGGAAAATGCGCTGCAGCGATCATTACAGGAAGAGGAAATAACCAACCAGGTTGTGAGCCAGCTTGTTGGTGCATCCAAAACTACTGAGATCTATCAAATTATTGGTGAAACAATAAAAAAACTGCTACCAAATTCTTATGTGGTGATTAGTAGTATTGAACCTGATAAAAAGGGCATGAGTATCTTAAAAACCTTTGGTTTAAAGAAGTATCGCCAGGAAATGGAGGGTATTCTGAAGATCAATCCCATTCCCACCAGATTCCCAGTGCACAATGGTTTTATCCCGGAAATGGATGATTTCTTCGCTGATCATCTTCAAGAATTAACCCCGGAAATCTACAATTTAATTTTTAAAATAATTTCTCCCCGGGTTTTCAGGAGGATTGAAAGACTGCTGGATGTGGGGAAATTTTATAATATAGGGTTTTACTGGAATAAACAGCATTATGGTGGTTTAACCATTGCCCTTCCAAAAAACCAGTCCCTTGAACATGAAAAAACAATAGAAACTATTGTGAACCAGGCCTCGATTGCATTACAACGTTCTTACGCAGAAAAGGCAATTAAGGAGTCTCTGGAAGAGAAAGAAGTTCTTTTAAGGGAAATTCATCACCGGGTTAAAAATAATATGCAGATTATCAGCAGCCTCCTGAACCTGCAGAGGCAACATGTATCCGGGGAAGAAACACGAGACGTTTTAAAAGAAAGTCAGGGAAGGGTTAAATCCATGGCCATGATCCATGA contains the following coding sequences:
- the mer gene encoding 5,10-methylenetetrahydromethanopterin reductase, with the translated sequence MKFGIEFVPNEPIDKIVKLVKLAEDVGFEYAWITDHYNNKNVYETLATIAAGTETIKMGPGVTNPYVRSPAITASAITTLDELSNGRATLGIGPGDKATFDALGIEWTKPVSTIKDAIAMMNTLMSGGKTESGANLMGTKAVQEKIPIYMGAQGPMMLKTAGGFSDGALINASNPKDFEAAVPLIKQGAEAEGKSISDVDVAAYTCCSIDDDAGKALGAAKIVVAFIAAGSPPPVFERHGLAPDTGAKFGEFLGKGDFGGAIGAVTDELMDAFSVVGTPADFVPKIEALGEMGVTQYVAGSPIGPDKEKSIKLLGEVIDSF
- a CDS encoding archaeosine biosynthesis radical SAM protein RaSEA; amino-acid sequence: MTTQQPLENMLHDIRKKALKRVDKKPPRELAASWSGDDLLYSGPGRTIFIVLPTPGCAWALSGSGGCSMCSYIADSPLEEVSTEELVEIFKQQLQRQIENQELAGPTAIKIFVSGSFLNEEEIPPQARQEIFRIINAYDDVEEVVVESRPEYVTEDIIRDCCQLIPEKIFEVAMGLESASDEIRLSRINKGFTREDFENAMQIINRVKSNFKVQGKVYLLVKPVLTSEKEAIEDGVRSAQYAAEMGVGRIAFCPSTIHKGTLMEVLWRRGSYQPPWIWSTLEIIRRVRESVEIPVIMDTAGFGTRRGPYNCKKCNSKLKNLIIESNINQTIPPEIECECKPKWEADVKFSEVTRSTTNLVKNR
- a CDS encoding PocR ligand-binding domain-containing protein; this translates as MAKILINSNTEIDLEKNLQSIGHQIFYTDSHHKMVGVEAEKLNVDLVLMNIPPEWSDAQAEGDELTSNIFNSNVPLIPLIDLKGQSDFLPIHKHILANATHGFMLKNDSEPYNLSQLRHMIDIAIYKHSNTLNQDLNKKCTPSGESNLKNLYDEIPLPYQSLDADGNFLEVNQMWLDTLGYSREEVIGRWFGDFLTTDCLDIFKSKFPRLTAGRVQGQECELIKKDGSTLHALYHGKVKYGDDGKFNNLQCILQDTSLSKKTEEALRESEKKFRTFVQQSLDGIVLLDEEGRVIEWNKGYEKITGMKKESAIGKLFWELKYQLTPPERRTLKRLKHLMKLQLEALETGRAPFLSQIHETDLIRTDGEIRYIEQVAFPIKTRLGYRVGYVTRDVTHRKQIEEALEKRIVALSKPISNTEEIRFQDLFNLKDIQEIQDLFAEATGVGSIITQPDGTPITKPSNFTSLCSLVRGTAKGAQNCFRSNSCVGGNSEEILIRKCFSSGLWESGASINIGGIHIANWLIGQVRNEAQKEDEIVAYAHKLGLKPEKFISAFNEVPLMSTDDFRKIAEALYAFANQLSSLAYQNVQQTRFIRERQKAENALQRSLQEEEITNQVVSQLVGASKTTEIYQIIGETIKKLLPNSYVVISSIEPDKKGMSILKTFGLKKYRQEMEGILKINPIPTRFPVHNGFIPEMDDFFADHLQELTPEIYNLIFKIISPRVFRRIERLLDVGKFYNIGFYWNKQHYGGLTIALPKNQSLEHEKTIETIVNQASIALQRSYAEKAIKESLEEKEVLLREIHHRVKNNMQIISSLLNLQRQHVSGEETRDVLKESQGRVKSMAMIH
- a CDS encoding SPL family radical SAM protein, which gives rise to MDDWFLSGYSLNPYSNCSFNCVYCYTRGSKYGENQVPGLAAKINAPEVLVKQLKNRARKREYGFIAFGSATDPYLPVEEDLRLTRELLIIILRFRFPLHLLTRSPLILRDLDILKKIGEKAVIPDQFQDKTDTGVVLSFSFSTTDEHLARIFEPGAPSPQERLETMKQCKEEGFTVGAIFMPLLPFLSDREEHLDEMIRKVKESGADFVMASGLTLFGEGPQDCKTRYYEVLEEHFPELVPKTRAIFGNSFAPSRKYQNELHQRFVRLCQKYQIRNRVY